In the bacterium genome, one interval contains:
- a CDS encoding glycoside hydrolase family 57 protein, with protein sequence MPSVCLYFQVHQPKRIKKFRVYDIGSGGDYFNDSSETNLNNRKVFNKVANKCYLPTNALMLELLKKHEDFKISYSISGIFLEQALEYCPEVIESFKRLVDTGKVELLSETYYHSLAFLYSKEEFERQVLKHKRILKELFGFSPTVFRNTELIYNNELGAYAEKMGYKGILAEGADYVLGWRSPNFVYHPPHSKNIGLLLKNYRLSDDIAFRFSSRDWSEFPLTADKFGRWISAVNGGGKVVNLFMDYETFGEHQWQDTGIFEFLKSLPTEVYRDPDNDFVTVSEVLERYPPEAPLDMHQFVSWADIERDLSAWLHNPMQKDAIANLYGMERDVLAKGDQVLLDDWRRLQTSDHFYYMCTKWWNDGDVHKYFSPYGSPYEAFVTFMNVVHDVQLRLNKN encoded by the coding sequence ATGCCATCAGTTTGCCTTTATTTTCAAGTGCATCAGCCAAAAAGAATCAAGAAATTCCGTGTCTATGATATTGGCTCGGGAGGCGATTATTTCAATGATTCTTCGGAGACCAACTTGAATAACAGAAAAGTATTTAACAAGGTGGCGAACAAATGCTACCTGCCGACCAACGCTCTGATGCTTGAGCTTTTAAAGAAACATGAGGACTTTAAGATAAGCTACTCAATTTCCGGAATATTTTTGGAGCAGGCCTTGGAATACTGTCCGGAAGTCATAGAGTCATTTAAACGTTTGGTTGATACTGGCAAGGTGGAGCTTCTATCGGAGACCTATTATCACTCTTTGGCCTTTCTGTATTCCAAGGAAGAATTTGAAAGGCAAGTGCTGAAACATAAGAGGATCTTAAAAGAGCTTTTCGGATTTTCTCCGACGGTTTTCAGAAATACCGAACTTATATATAATAACGAGCTCGGGGCCTATGCGGAGAAAATGGGCTATAAGGGAATTCTTGCCGAAGGGGCGGATTACGTTTTAGGTTGGCGAAGTCCGAATTTCGTTTATCATCCTCCGCATTCCAAAAACATAGGCCTTCTTTTGAAAAATTACCGGCTTTCCGATGACATAGCTTTCCGTTTTTCTTCAAGAGATTGGTCTGAATTTCCTTTGACAGCCGATAAATTCGGAAGATGGATAAGCGCCGTAAACGGAGGAGGTAAGGTCGTAAATCTGTTTATGGACTACGAGACATTCGGCGAACATCAGTGGCAAGATACGGGCATATTTGAATTTTTAAAATCATTGCCGACGGAGGTCTATAGGGACCCGGATAATGATTTTGTAACAGTATCGGAGGTTTTGGAAAGATATCCTCCCGAAGCGCCTCTTGATATGCATCAGTTTGTGTCGTGGGCGGATATTGAAAGAGACCTGTCGGCATGGCTTCATAATCCGATGCAAAAAGACGCCATTGCCAACCTTTATGGGATGGAAAGAGACGTTTTAGCCAAGGGAGACCAAGTGCTTTTGGATGACTGGAGACGGCTTCAGACATCGGATCATTTCTATTATATGTGCACCAAATGGTGGAATGACGGAGATGTTCACAAATATTTCAGCCCGTACGGTTCACCTTATGAGGCCTTTGTGACTTTTATGAACGTCGTTCACGATGTACAATTAAGATTAAACAAGAATTAA
- a CDS encoding response regulator transcription factor yields the protein MRLLLIEDEIDLAKSIKKGLEKESFTVDIVSDAKKALRRVELYRDDYDLVILDWILPGKEGIEKICREARAGGVTVPILMLTAKFDTADKVRALDAGADDYMVKPFSLEELVARIRAVLRRPKASLPTVLKVRELELDTSTRVVKLSGREIKLSVKEFAILEYLMRHPNQVVSRNQILDHLWGFDFNSFSNIVDVHVKNLRKKLNNENYHILQTERGVGYKIRSD from the coding sequence ATGCGACTTTTGCTTATAGAAGATGAAATAGATTTGGCAAAATCCATCAAAAAGGGCCTGGAAAAAGAAAGTTTTACGGTTGATATAGTTTCAGACGCGAAAAAGGCACTTCGCAGAGTGGAGCTTTACAGGGATGATTACGACCTTGTTATTTTGGACTGGATTCTTCCCGGCAAAGAAGGCATAGAAAAAATATGCAGAGAAGCTCGCGCGGGCGGCGTGACTGTGCCAATTCTCATGCTCACGGCCAAATTTGACACCGCCGACAAAGTTAGAGCTCTTGATGCCGGAGCGGACGACTATATGGTAAAGCCGTTTTCTTTGGAAGAGCTTGTGGCAAGAATACGAGCGGTTTTGAGACGCCCCAAAGCTTCTTTGCCGACTGTTTTGAAAGTTCGCGAGCTGGAACTTGACACTTCCACTCGGGTGGTAAAACTTTCAGGTCGCGAGATAAAGCTTTCCGTAAAAGAGTTTGCGATTCTTGAATATTTGATGCGTCATCCGAACCAGGTGGTGAGTAGAAACCAAATTCTGGACCATTTGTGGGGCTTTGACTTCAATTCTTTCAGTAATATTGTTGATGTTCATGTTAAAAACCTGCGGAAAAAACTAAACAACGAAAACTATCATATCTTACAAACCGAAAGAGGTGTCGGTTACAAGATTCGGTCTGATTAG
- the nhaD gene encoding sodium:proton antiporter NhaD: MSALIASIVFICGYILIALESKVRVSKSAFALAMGGILWIILGFHDSDLVKEEMVTVAYDIFNVVVFLLAAMSLVEILVHYRVFDVIRGKIFKYKLSDRRQFLALTGLAFFLSAIIDNMTATIVMIQISRQFFKGRNMLVAAVGIVIAANAGGAFSPIGDVTTIMLWLAGKFEAGDIIMQGFLPSLALFFVMVIMMMPKVIESGDDVPDEIVEKLTSTEKLVVSLVGLSFLMPIAAKAIGLTPVLGILFGVGLTWIVIDVLKSLNGTQTHLNASIEHMLQKTDISSLQFFIGILLAVSALGALGVLQYVSEFVYGSSQSVSHVIGGNIVLGMASSFLDNIPLTAIAIDILHVDSVSLWVLLAISVGTGGSLLALGSAAGVIAMGMIKELSFEEYFKIGFIPALVSFAAAIAVWGVQYWMII; this comes from the coding sequence ATGAGCGCTTTAATTGCTTCTATTGTATTTATCTGCGGTTACATTTTGATTGCTCTGGAGTCAAAAGTCAGAGTCAGTAAATCGGCTTTTGCTTTGGCTATGGGCGGGATTTTATGGATTATACTCGGATTTCACGACTCTGATTTGGTAAAAGAAGAGATGGTTACGGTGGCCTATGATATTTTTAACGTTGTTGTGTTTCTTCTGGCAGCGATGTCTCTTGTGGAAATTCTCGTCCACTATAGAGTTTTTGACGTTATCAGGGGCAAAATATTCAAATACAAACTTTCGGACAGGCGGCAGTTTCTGGCTTTGACGGGACTGGCCTTTTTTCTTTCCGCGATTATAGACAACATGACAGCCACTATCGTCATGATTCAGATATCGCGTCAGTTTTTTAAAGGAAGAAACATGTTGGTGGCGGCCGTGGGTATAGTGATTGCGGCCAATGCCGGTGGCGCGTTTTCTCCGATAGGGGACGTTACTACGATTATGCTTTGGCTTGCGGGCAAATTTGAGGCGGGAGATATTATCATGCAAGGTTTCTTACCATCGCTCGCGCTGTTTTTCGTCATGGTCATAATGATGATGCCCAAAGTGATAGAATCGGGAGACGATGTGCCTGACGAAATAGTGGAAAAACTGACTTCCACCGAAAAACTGGTTGTGTCGCTTGTCGGTTTGTCTTTTCTCATGCCGATTGCCGCTAAAGCTATCGGACTTACTCCTGTGTTAGGCATTCTTTTCGGTGTGGGACTGACCTGGATAGTCATAGATGTTTTGAAAAGCTTAAACGGCACACAGACCCACCTAAACGCGTCTATTGAGCACATGCTTCAAAAAACCGACATATCTTCCTTGCAGTTTTTTATTGGAATTCTTTTGGCGGTTTCAGCCCTTGGCGCTTTGGGAGTGTTGCAGTACGTATCTGAATTTGTTTACGGGTCAAGTCAGTCGGTTTCTCACGTCATTGGAGGCAATATTGTGCTTGGAATGGCATCGTCTTTCCTTGATAATATTCCGTTGACCGCCATTGCCATTGATATTTTACATGTGGACTCAGTCAGTTTATGGGTACTTCTCGCTATTTCCGTGGGAACGGGAGGTTCGCTTTTGGCCCTCGGGAGCGCCGCTGGCGTCATAGCCATGGGTATGATAAAGGAGCTTTCTTTTGAGGAATACTTTAAGATAGGATTTATTCCGGCTCTTGTGAGTTTTGCGGCGGCGATAGCTGTTTGGGGGGTGCAGTATTGGATGATTATTTAG
- a CDS encoding ROK family protein yields MHLLFDIGGTKIRVAFSDGDERFEEPVVEKTLPEFDEAISLISEMREKATKGRKVSRAVCGIPGVYDKEKGELVWSPNLPGWKGRKIKKEIEEAVGVSFDIVNDADLVGLGEAVFGAGKGFGSSVYVTVSTGVGGGLVALGQISKNVSGFEPGQQIVGKDGETLEYLVGGGSFKRRFGKSPKDVTDPTVWQESAEVLSVGLYNTIMHCSPDVLVLGGPMILGNPAIPFDIVAERTRERVLQIFPKCPEIKKAELGDFGGLYGGLAYLRPR; encoded by the coding sequence ATGCATTTACTTTTTGATATCGGCGGGACAAAGATAAGAGTGGCTTTTTCGGACGGAGACGAGCGGTTTGAAGAGCCGGTTGTTGAGAAAACACTGCCGGAATTTGACGAAGCGATTTCTTTGATTTCTGAAATGCGCGAAAAGGCGACAAAGGGCAGAAAAGTATCTCGCGCTGTTTGCGGAATTCCCGGTGTATATGACAAAGAGAAAGGCGAGCTTGTCTGGTCGCCAAATCTGCCCGGCTGGAAAGGGCGAAAAATAAAAAAAGAGATTGAGGAGGCGGTGGGCGTGTCCTTTGACATTGTAAATGACGCTGACTTGGTTGGCCTCGGCGAAGCTGTTTTCGGCGCGGGGAAAGGATTTGGCTCCTCTGTTTACGTTACGGTCTCTACCGGAGTCGGCGGGGGACTTGTCGCTCTTGGCCAAATAAGCAAAAATGTTTCGGGGTTTGAACCCGGACAGCAGATTGTAGGAAAAGACGGCGAAACTCTTGAGTACCTTGTCGGTGGCGGTTCTTTCAAGAGGCGTTTCGGTAAATCTCCGAAAGATGTTACTGACCCGACAGTTTGGCAAGAATCGGCGGAGGTTCTTTCTGTCGGGCTTTATAATACGATAATGCACTGTTCACCGGATGTTCTGGTATTGGGAGGGCCTATGATTTTGGGAAATCCGGCCATTCCTTTTGATATTGTCGCGGAGAGGACTAGAGAGCGTGTTCTGCAGATTTTTCCAAAATGTCCGGAAATAAAAAAAGCCGAACTCGGAGATTTCGGCGGACTTTACGGGGGACTGGCGTACTTACGCCCGCGTTAA
- a CDS encoding glycosyltransferase family 4 protein, whose product MNQEKIKVLMFGWEFPPHNSGGLGVACLGLSKALFFEGVEVIFVLPKKMPISGYSERIIFAEDVIGSFAVRRVNCLLKPYIDSSGYSFLRSEEHCGVYGDTLLEEVKRYGEAAREIAKSTDHDVIHAHDWLSFSAGMKAKEVSGKPLIIHVHATEFDRTGGALNRDIYEMEKTGMIVADKIIAVSSYTKNIIVEKYGIDPAKIEVVHNGVEELRDFSGEKETTRFFETLKKASIKLVLFVGRITLQKGPDYFVRVAGKVSELYPNVRFLIVGSGDMEEQIMRQAAYGRLSSHILFAGFLRGEELEYAYRNADVFVMPSVSEPFGLTALEAAKRGVPVIVSKQSGVTEVLKNAFSVDFWDVDKMAGQIVSILKNPTLAKTVTKKTAEDVSKSTWKRAAEKCVQVYRKLISFFTKG is encoded by the coding sequence TTGAATCAAGAAAAGATTAAAGTCCTAATGTTCGGTTGGGAATTTCCGCCTCATAACAGTGGAGGGCTTGGGGTTGCTTGCCTGGGACTTTCCAAGGCGCTTTTTTTTGAAGGGGTTGAGGTCATTTTCGTTTTACCTAAAAAAATGCCGATTTCCGGTTATTCGGAGCGAATTATTTTTGCCGAAGATGTAATAGGTTCTTTTGCCGTCCGAAGAGTCAATTGTCTGCTTAAACCCTACATTGACTCTTCCGGTTACAGTTTTCTACGCTCCGAGGAACACTGTGGCGTCTACGGGGACACTCTTTTGGAAGAAGTTAAACGTTACGGAGAAGCGGCTAGAGAAATTGCCAAAAGCACTGACCATGATGTCATTCACGCTCATGATTGGCTTTCATTTTCTGCCGGTATGAAGGCAAAAGAGGTATCGGGTAAACCGCTCATAATCCATGTACACGCTACCGAATTTGACAGGACGGGTGGCGCCTTAAACCGAGACATCTATGAAATGGAGAAGACCGGCATGATCGTGGCGGATAAAATAATAGCGGTAAGCTCTTACACCAAAAATATCATAGTGGAAAAGTACGGAATAGACCCAGCGAAAATAGAAGTGGTTCATAACGGAGTTGAGGAGCTCCGAGATTTTTCTGGAGAAAAAGAGACGACTCGTTTTTTTGAGACCCTGAAAAAGGCCTCCATTAAGCTGGTTCTTTTTGTCGGAAGGATAACTTTGCAAAAAGGGCCGGATTATTTTGTCAGAGTGGCCGGGAAGGTCTCGGAACTTTACCCCAATGTGCGATTTTTAATTGTCGGTAGCGGGGATATGGAAGAGCAGATTATGAGACAGGCGGCTTATGGCCGTCTTTCATCGCACATTTTGTTTGCCGGTTTTTTAAGGGGGGAAGAACTTGAATACGCTTACAGAAATGCCGATGTTTTTGTAATGCCATCCGTGTCAGAACCGTTCGGGCTTACGGCCTTGGAAGCGGCCAAAAGAGGGGTGCCGGTCATTGTCTCAAAACAGTCCGGCGTAACCGAGGTCTTGAAAAACGCTTTTAGCGTTGATTTTTGGGATGTGGATAAAATGGCCGGTCAAATAGTATCAATTTTGAAAAATCCAACACTGGCTAAGACAGTAACAAAAAAAACAGCGGAGGATGTTTCAAAAAGCACTTGGAAGAGAGCGGCCGAAAAATGCGTTCAGGTGTACAGAAAACTTATAAGCTTTTTCACAAAAGGGTAA
- a CDS encoding SIS domain-containing protein: MEKAILDFNKQFGWQPEIVNVEKLPVKSRFVVAGMGGSHLSADILKEGNPFADILVWESYGLPPLAKDRMKEYLYVASSYSGNTEETISFAETAFENGHALACITVGGKLLNFAKENGIPYVQLPDTGIQPRSALGFSILAMAKILRLDECFSELSALREILKPDELRAEGRAIAESLKGKVPVIYSSLVHKSIAYNWKIKFNETAKIPAFCNMFPELNHNEMTGFDAKGDTGNLSKHFHFVFLNDSADHPQVRKRMKVTEKLYEDRGLPVTTLWLDGAGKYEKTFRSLLIADWTAFELSLIYGTEAEKVPMVEEFKKLITE, translated from the coding sequence ATGGAAAAGGCGATTTTGGATTTTAATAAACAGTTTGGATGGCAACCGGAAATTGTAAATGTGGAAAAACTGCCGGTAAAGAGCCGTTTTGTGGTGGCCGGAATGGGTGGCTCGCATCTCTCGGCCGACATTTTGAAAGAAGGCAATCCTTTTGCGGACATTTTGGTTTGGGAGAGTTACGGGTTGCCACCTCTTGCAAAAGACCGAATGAAAGAATATTTGTATGTTGCCAGTTCTTATTCCGGCAATACCGAAGAGACGATTAGTTTCGCCGAGACGGCATTTGAAAACGGCCACGCGCTCGCTTGTATAACGGTGGGCGGTAAACTTTTGAATTTTGCGAAAGAAAACGGCATTCCCTATGTGCAATTGCCTGATACCGGCATACAGCCCCGCTCGGCTTTGGGTTTTTCAATACTGGCTATGGCTAAAATTTTACGCTTGGACGAATGTTTCTCTGAACTTTCCGCCCTTCGAGAGATTTTGAAGCCGGATGAGCTACGCGCCGAAGGTCGCGCCATCGCGGAAAGTTTGAAAGGAAAAGTGCCGGTCATTTATTCTTCCTTGGTTCACAAATCCATCGCTTATAATTGGAAAATAAAGTTTAATGAAACGGCTAAAATTCCGGCTTTTTGCAATATGTTTCCCGAACTTAACCACAACGAAATGACAGGTTTTGACGCCAAAGGCGACACCGGCAATCTTTCAAAACATTTTCACTTTGTGTTTTTAAACGACAGCGCCGACCATCCGCAGGTCAGAAAAAGAATGAAAGTCACCGAAAAACTTTATGAGGACAGGGGACTTCCGGTAACGACTCTGTGGTTAGATGGCGCCGGCAAGTATGAAAAAACATTCCGCTCGCTCCTTATCGCCGACTGGACGGCTTTTGAACTTTCCCTGATTTACGGTACCGAGGCGGAAAAAGTGCCGATGGTTGAGGAGTTTAAAAAACTTATCACGGAATAA
- the dinB gene encoding DNA polymerase IV codes for MRIIAHLDMDSFFASVEERDKPYLKGLPIVVGADPKGGSGRGVVSTSSYAARSYGIFSATPIGQAWRLSEKAKKEGLQGVVFVTPRFSKYGEVSDKVMDIVKRHLKPFYVSLFEKEKPAFEQVSVDECYFDLSFAGTYAKATEIAGKIKRQIKIKEKLTCSVGIGPNKLIAKVASDFEKPNGLTVVKEEFVEEFLNPLPIRKIPGVGPVAEAKFKACGVTKIVQARKLGEEKIRSLLGKWGSDLYRKFTGQSDSVIITEKPPAKSVGEQETLSVDSLEFKELIPFVQKLAKQVAERVIEEGIDSFRTVVVTVRFADFTTVSRSRTFKSPISQGGMLARYATAMFCPFLDRRENPGRQKIRLVGIRVEKFM; via the coding sequence ATGAGAATCATTGCCCATTTAGATATGGACTCTTTTTTTGCTTCTGTGGAGGAGCGCGACAAACCTTATCTTAAAGGTCTGCCTATTGTCGTAGGCGCGGATCCCAAAGGTGGCTCTGGCAGAGGGGTGGTCTCCACTTCAAGTTATGCCGCGAGGAGTTACGGTATTTTTTCGGCAACCCCCATAGGTCAGGCCTGGCGACTGTCCGAAAAAGCAAAAAAAGAAGGACTTCAGGGAGTTGTTTTTGTAACACCGCGTTTTAGCAAATACGGGGAAGTGTCGGATAAAGTCATGGACATAGTAAAACGCCATTTAAAGCCCTTTTACGTTTCTTTGTTTGAAAAAGAAAAGCCGGCTTTTGAGCAGGTTTCCGTGGACGAATGTTATTTTGACTTATCTTTTGCCGGAACTTACGCCAAGGCCACCGAAATTGCCGGAAAAATAAAGAGGCAGATAAAAATAAAAGAGAAACTGACGTGTTCTGTCGGCATTGGACCGAACAAGCTCATAGCCAAAGTTGCTTCTGATTTTGAAAAACCTAACGGGCTTACCGTTGTGAAAGAGGAATTTGTGGAAGAGTTTCTAAATCCCCTTCCGATTAGAAAAATCCCCGGAGTGGGGCCAGTGGCCGAAGCGAAATTTAAGGCATGCGGAGTTACAAAAATAGTTCAGGCCAGAAAACTTGGAGAAGAAAAAATCCGTTCTCTGCTCGGGAAATGGGGAAGTGATTTATATCGGAAATTTACCGGACAGAGCGACTCTGTGATAATCACGGAAAAACCGCCGGCCAAGTCGGTGGGCGAGCAGGAGACGTTGTCCGTGGATTCGCTGGAATTCAAAGAGCTTATCCCGTTTGTTCAAAAGTTGGCCAAACAGGTGGCGGAAAGGGTAATCGAGGAAGGAATTGACAGTTTTCGCACTGTGGTCGTGACTGTTCGTTTTGCCGACTTTACCACCGTTTCCCGAAGCCGGACTTTCAAAAGTCCAATATCTCAAGGCGGAATGTTGGCGCGGTACGCGACCGCCATGTTTTGTCCGTTTTTAGACCGCCGAGAAAATCCGGGTCGTCAAAAAATCCGCCTTGTTGGAATCAGGGTTGAGAAGTTCATGTAG
- a CDS encoding glycoside hydrolase family 15 protein, with protein sequence MARSLALGNGSILVCLDEFARVRDFYFPFVGLENHVGGGLCHRVGIFVGDKISWSDDGTWSISVFCDDKALIGKSRLKNSSLGISIKISDAVYNEKNIFLREFEITNDDDYEKQVKLFLGHEFEMYEAHRGDTAYFEPKENILLHYNGRRIFLINAVTEEGAVFDDWSTGTFGIEGKEGTFKDADEGKLSKNPIEHGPTDSALGLSLTIAAKTSRKVFYWVAVAETMTLARALNDYVKEKGVEYLLKSTGDYWRAWTGKYPFDFYDLPEKVSSLFFKSLLLIRAHFDKGGAIIASGDTDMKQGGKDTYGYVWHRDASFAAMALDRAGDSALTKKFFEFTNDVLSEEGYLMHKYRPDKSLGSSWEAWVRDGKPVLPIQEDETALAILALHKHYHYSRDIEFIEEIYNSFIKKAGNFLADFREKDSGLVKSSYDLWEEKFGSHTFTNCAVYGALKAAADFAGILGKDDSENKFLSVAEEIKDAILKNLYSQELGYFYKSVYWDTDGKMAIDKTADFSSFYGIFFFGILPADDERVVSSFKVFLEKLKLKTAISGIARNENDAYHRKDDNLPGNVWVITSLWEASYHIFSSKKPEDLAPAKDIIEKISSWALESGVLPEQLNPNTGEHISASPLVWSHAAFVLTVFDYLDKLAEFGLCGECNPVK encoded by the coding sequence ATGGCGCGATCGTTAGCCCTCGGAAACGGCTCTATCTTAGTTTGTTTGGATGAATTCGCGCGCGTTCGCGACTTCTATTTTCCCTTTGTTGGTCTTGAAAACCATGTCGGCGGGGGACTCTGCCACCGAGTGGGAATATTTGTCGGAGATAAAATAAGCTGGTCGGACGACGGTACATGGTCTATTTCCGTATTTTGCGACGATAAAGCTCTTATCGGAAAAAGCCGATTGAAAAACAGTTCGCTTGGAATAAGCATTAAAATTTCAGATGCCGTCTACAATGAGAAGAACATATTTTTGAGAGAGTTTGAAATTACAAACGACGACGATTATGAGAAACAAGTAAAGCTTTTCTTGGGACATGAATTTGAAATGTACGAAGCTCATAGGGGGGACACCGCCTATTTTGAACCGAAAGAAAATATTCTTTTGCATTATAACGGCAGAAGAATTTTTCTCATAAATGCCGTCACGGAAGAAGGCGCTGTTTTTGACGATTGGAGTACCGGAACTTTCGGCATAGAAGGAAAAGAAGGCACTTTTAAAGACGCTGATGAAGGTAAACTTTCTAAAAATCCCATAGAGCACGGTCCTACCGATTCCGCTCTGGGCCTTTCTCTTACCATCGCCGCCAAAACTTCCCGAAAAGTTTTTTATTGGGTTGCCGTGGCGGAGACGATGACTCTTGCCCGCGCTCTAAACGATTATGTAAAAGAAAAAGGAGTTGAGTATCTTTTAAAAAGCACGGGGGACTATTGGAGAGCATGGACGGGCAAATACCCTTTTGACTTTTACGATTTGCCCGAAAAGGTTTCTTCTCTTTTCTTCAAATCGCTCCTTTTGATACGGGCTCATTTTGACAAAGGCGGGGCTATTATCGCTTCCGGCGATACTGACATGAAGCAGGGAGGCAAAGATACATACGGATACGTGTGGCACAGAGACGCTTCTTTCGCCGCTATGGCTCTTGATAGAGCCGGCGACTCGGCCCTCACAAAAAAGTTTTTTGAATTTACCAACGATGTTTTAAGCGAAGAAGGATATTTAATGCATAAGTATAGGCCGGATAAGTCCCTTGGCAGTTCATGGGAAGCGTGGGTCAGGGACGGCAAGCCGGTTCTTCCCATACAGGAAGATGAAACCGCTCTTGCCATTTTGGCCCTTCATAAACATTACCACTACTCCAGAGACATAGAATTCATAGAAGAAATTTACAATTCTTTCATAAAAAAAGCCGGAAATTTCTTGGCAGATTTCAGGGAAAAAGACAGCGGACTTGTGAAGTCAAGCTACGACCTATGGGAGGAAAAATTCGGAAGCCATACTTTTACCAATTGCGCCGTTTACGGAGCGCTAAAAGCGGCGGCTGATTTTGCCGGAATTTTAGGCAAAGACGACTCCGAAAACAAGTTTCTTTCCGTGGCTGAAGAAATAAAAGACGCTATACTGAAAAACTTATACAGCCAAGAGCTCGGCTATTTTTACAAGTCGGTATATTGGGATACTGACGGTAAAATGGCAATAGACAAAACCGCCGATTTTTCAAGCTTCTACGGAATTTTCTTTTTCGGTATTCTACCGGCCGATGATGAAAGAGTCGTCAGTTCTTTTAAGGTATTTTTGGAAAAACTTAAATTAAAGACCGCTATTTCCGGCATAGCCAGAAATGAAAACGATGCTTATCATAGGAAAGACGACAACCTCCCGGGCAATGTCTGGGTCATAACCTCTCTTTGGGAGGCGTCGTATCATATCTTTTCATCCAAAAAACCTGAAGATTTAGCACCGGCTAAAGACATAATTGAAAAAATATCATCGTGGGCCTTAGAGTCCGGAGTTCTGCCGGAGCAGTTGAACCCGAATACCGGAGAACATATATCAGCTTCCCCTCTTGTCTGGAGCCATGCCGCTTTTGTTCTCACTGTTTTTGACTATCTTGATAAACTGGCCGAATTTGGATTATGCGGAGAATGCAATCCCGTTAAATGA
- a CDS encoding response regulator, protein MTKKILVIEDNDDILEALSIILKSASYEVHLSKGRESILGLIENTEPKLIILDALLGGVDGREIAKKIKEDTRLSGIPIIMISAHPELEQMAFECGIEDFISKPFDISTLLGKVRAYI, encoded by the coding sequence ATGACAAAAAAAATACTGGTGATAGAAGATAACGACGATATATTGGAAGCCCTGTCCATTATTCTAAAATCGGCCAGTTATGAAGTCCACTTAAGCAAAGGAAGAGAGTCAATTTTGGGACTTATAGAAAACACTGAACCGAAACTCATAATTTTGGACGCTTTGCTTGGAGGGGTTGACGGAAGAGAAATAGCCAAAAAGATAAAAGAGGATACTCGCCTTTCCGGAATTCCCATAATCATGATATCTGCCCATCCCGAACTTGAGCAGATGGCTTTTGAATGCGGTATAGAGGACTTTATATCCAAACCATTTGATATTTCAACGCTTCTTGGAAAAGTTCGCGCCTACATTTAA
- a CDS encoding cupredoxin domain-containing protein, which produces MQKTVYIIITLALIIAIGIIFTGGEKESKQSVEIRDGIQYITILASGGYSPRVTEAQSGIPTKLIMKTNGSFDCSSALMIRSIGFQQILPQTGETEIDIGIPKAGEPLEGVCSMGMYNFTVNFK; this is translated from the coding sequence ATGCAAAAAACAGTTTATATAATTATCACGCTTGCTCTCATCATCGCTATCGGCATTATTTTTACGGGTGGAGAAAAAGAATCAAAGCAGAGCGTTGAGATACGAGACGGTATCCAATATATAACCATCTTGGCTTCAGGCGGATATTCTCCGCGAGTGACAGAGGCGCAAAGTGGCATCCCGACAAAACTCATCATGAAAACAAACGGCTCCTTTGATTGCTCTTCCGCCCTAATGATTCGTTCTATTGGATTTCAGCAAATTTTACCGCAAACGGGAGAAACAGAAATTGATATAGGCATACCCAAAGCGGGAGAACCATTAGAAGGAGTATGTAGTATGGGAATGTATAACTTCACCGTCAATTTTAAATAG